In one window of Arachis ipaensis cultivar K30076 chromosome B06, Araip1.1, whole genome shotgun sequence DNA:
- the LOC107647140 gene encoding uncharacterized protein LOC107647140, which translates to MNGNGNGAGGSLVAGSMILATFLKVNPPAFSGSTNPTEANNWEAQHWWQGAHRLLQQGNIDEAITWERFKEEFYKKYFPNSVRQAKELELLQLKQGSMTVAAYTSKFEELCRFSRVCQGAPEGYKEWKCMKYQDSLRDDIMRAVAPLEVKNFAELVNKSRVVEDSLMRNATANTNCGGNHGREGARYLAPRG; encoded by the exons ATGAATGGGAATGGTAACGGAGCTGGAGGAAGCTTAGTTGCAGGTTCGATGATACTGGCAAcctttctgaaggttaatccCCCTGCTTTTAGTGGATCAACTAATCCAACGGAAGCCAATAACTG GGAAGCACAACACTGGTGGCAAGGAGCTCACCGTCTGCTGCAGCAAGGAAATATAGATGAGGCTATcacatgggagaggttcaaagaggAGTTTTACAAGAAGTACTTCCCAAACTCTGTGAGGCAGGCTAAGGAATTGGAATTACTACAATTGAAGCAAGGATCTATGACTGTGGCGGCTTACACGAGCAAATTTGAGGAGTTGTGCCGATTTTCAAGGGTTTGTCAAGGTGCCCCTGAAGGGTATaaggaatggaaatgcatgaaGTACCAAGATAGCCTGAGGGATGACATTATGAGAGCTGTGGCGCCTCTTGAGGTCAAGAACTTTGCGGAATTAGTCAACAAGAGCCGTGTGGTGGAAGATAGCTTAATGAGGAATGCAACTGCTAACACCAACTGTGGTGGTAACCATGGCCGAGAGGGTGCGAGGTACCTTGCTCCACGGGGTTAG